From one Oceanimonas doudoroffii genomic stretch:
- a CDS encoding ABC transporter substrate-binding protein, producing MKKLWVAGAVMATLAAGAVQAKEWKTVRFGIEGAYPPFSWTDENGELQGFDVDMANALCEQMQVKCQLVAQDWDGIIPALLARKYDAIIAAMSITEERKRTVDFTGKYALVPNKFVAPKGAEFELSKEGLAGKKVGVQIATTHDKYLTDNFGGDVSLVRYGNADEAYLDLKAGRVDYVFLDATAIEEGLLNKEGGDAFEFVGPSVTDEKWFGEGFGIAVRKQDKDLKEKLNQAILELRENGKYQEVNSKYFDYDVYGE from the coding sequence ATGAAAAAACTGTGGGTTGCGGGCGCCGTCATGGCGACCCTGGCGGCGGGAGCCGTGCAGGCAAAGGAATGGAAAACCGTGCGTTTTGGCATTGAAGGCGCCTATCCGCCATTTTCCTGGACCGATGAAAACGGCGAGCTGCAGGGCTTTGACGTGGACATGGCCAATGCCCTGTGCGAGCAGATGCAGGTGAAATGCCAGCTGGTGGCACAGGACTGGGACGGCATTATTCCAGCCCTGCTGGCGCGCAAGTACGATGCCATTATTGCCGCCATGTCGATCACCGAGGAGCGCAAGCGCACCGTGGACTTTACCGGCAAGTATGCCCTGGTGCCCAACAAGTTCGTGGCTCCGAAAGGCGCCGAGTTCGAGCTGAGCAAGGAAGGCCTGGCCGGCAAGAAGGTGGGCGTGCAGATTGCCACTACCCACGACAAGTACCTGACCGACAACTTTGGTGGTGACGTCAGCCTGGTGCGCTACGGCAACGCCGATGAGGCCTACCTGGATCTTAAGGCCGGTCGGGTCGACTATGTGTTCCTCGATGCCACCGCCATCGAAGAAGGCCTGCTCAACAAGGAAGGCGGTGATGCCTTTGAGTTTGTGGGCCCGTCGGTCACCGATGAAAAGTGGTTCGGTGAGGGGTTTGGCATTGCGGTGCGCAAGCAGGACAAGGATCTGAAGGAAAAGCTGAACCAGGCCATTCTGGAACTGCGTGAAAACGGCAAGTACCAGGAAGTGAACAGCAAGTACTTCGATTACGACGTTTACGGCGAGTAA
- a CDS encoding ABC transporter permease → MDFSIILNEWPVYWQGLYTTIWLVALALVLGLVIAVPMGIMRNSSNWLLRGPSWAYIYFFRGTPLLVQLFLIYYGAGQWQWLKESAAWEWFSQAWFCAVLAFTLNTSAYTAEIIRGAINAMPRGEIEAAYAFGMSRLTTMRRIILPNSFRRALPAYSNEVIFMLHGSAVAGVITIVDLTGAARIVNSRYYSPFEAFLAAGLLYMCLTFLLVWGFRRLEHRWFRHLRPRQV, encoded by the coding sequence ATGGACTTTTCAATCATTCTTAATGAGTGGCCGGTGTACTGGCAGGGCCTGTATACCACCATCTGGCTGGTGGCGCTGGCACTGGTGCTGGGGCTGGTGATCGCCGTGCCCATGGGCATTATGCGCAACAGCAGCAACTGGCTGCTGAGGGGGCCGTCCTGGGCCTATATCTACTTCTTTCGCGGCACGCCGCTGCTGGTCCAGCTGTTTCTTATCTACTACGGTGCCGGCCAGTGGCAGTGGCTGAAGGAGTCGGCGGCCTGGGAGTGGTTCAGCCAGGCCTGGTTCTGCGCCGTGCTGGCCTTTACTTTGAACACCAGTGCCTATACCGCCGAGATCATTCGTGGCGCCATCAATGCCATGCCCAGGGGCGAAATAGAGGCAGCCTATGCCTTTGGCATGAGCCGGCTGACCACGATGCGGCGCATTATACTGCCCAATTCGTTTCGTCGTGCGCTGCCCGCTTACAGCAATGAGGTGATTTTCATGCTGCACGGCTCGGCGGTGGCGGGGGTGATCACCATAGTGGATCTGACCGGGGCGGCCCGTATCGTCAACTCCCGTTACTACTCGCCCTTTGAGGCGTTTCTGGCGGCGGGTCTGCTGTATATGTGCCTGACCTTTCTGCTGGTCTGGGGCTTTCGCCGGCTGGAACACCGCTGGTTCCGGCACCTGCGGCCGCGCCAGGTGTAA
- a CDS encoding efflux RND transporter periplasmic adaptor subunit, producing MKKHHYSMVAACCLLLFSAVTPARQGPVVSAVTVTEQQLPATLQLVGTLKANQRVAIAPQVSARVTEVHFVPGQQVEKGQLLLSLDDRAALAAVSEARAGLSDARRILTNFQALFRRKAVTQTELEGQQAAVAMAEAKLQAAQAQADYLRLKAPFAGIMGLTDVAPGSLLAANEQVAELYDLERLKLDLAVPEKYFLKLKTGDLLQATTEAHGERRFDGRLTVVAPAVDTETLTARVRLEFDNSDGALVPGMLMRVQLTLDDGTGLAVPASSLLYAGSQRYVFVVSEDGKVSQRDISVGRNLGDWIQVNAGLADGERVVSEGVVKLRDGMQVEVADAAF from the coding sequence ATGAAAAAACATCATTATTCCATGGTGGCGGCATGTTGTCTGCTGCTCTTTTCCGCCGTTACCCCGGCTCGGCAGGGGCCCGTGGTCAGTGCGGTGACGGTGACCGAACAGCAACTGCCGGCCACCTTGCAGTTGGTGGGTACCCTCAAGGCCAATCAGCGGGTGGCTATCGCCCCTCAGGTCAGCGCCCGAGTCACCGAGGTACACTTTGTGCCCGGCCAGCAGGTGGAAAAAGGACAGCTACTGCTGAGCCTGGATGACAGGGCGGCCCTGGCCGCCGTCAGCGAGGCCCGGGCCGGCCTCAGTGACGCCCGCCGTATTTTGACCAACTTTCAGGCCCTGTTTCGGCGCAAGGCGGTGACCCAGACCGAGCTGGAAGGCCAGCAGGCCGCCGTGGCCATGGCCGAAGCCAAGCTGCAGGCGGCTCAGGCCCAGGCCGATTACCTCCGCCTGAAGGCGCCCTTTGCCGGCATCATGGGACTGACCGATGTGGCGCCGGGATCCTTGCTGGCGGCCAACGAACAGGTGGCCGAGCTGTATGATCTGGAGCGGCTCAAACTGGATCTGGCGGTACCGGAAAAATACTTTTTGAAACTGAAAACCGGTGATTTGCTGCAGGCCACCACCGAGGCCCACGGCGAGCGTCGCTTCGACGGCCGGCTGACGGTGGTGGCGCCGGCGGTCGACACCGAGACCCTGACCGCCCGAGTGCGGCTGGAGTTTGACAACAGTGACGGCGCCCTGGTGCCGGGCATGCTGATGCGGGTGCAACTGACCCTGGATGATGGCACCGGCCTGGCGGTGCCCGCCAGCAGCCTGCTATACGCCGGCAGCCAGCGCTATGTGTTTGTGGTGAGTGAAGACGGCAAGGTCAGCCAGCGTGATATCTCGGTAGGGCGCAACCTGGGCGACTGGATCCAGGTGAATGCCGGCCTGGCGGATGGCGAGCGGGTGGTGAGCGAGGGCGTGGTCAAGCTGCGCGACGGCATGCAGGTGGAGGTGGCCGATGCGGCTTTCTGA
- a CDS encoding SDR family oxidoreductase, protein MSSGTIVITGAARGLGLGMTRYFLQHDYQVLGLDIDKEALARLDEANMPGLQLVRLDVTDEPSVQSLARLVERQCGRLGGIINNAAISHPINEPIERLSLSHWQRVLAVNLTGPMLLCKHLSPLLAPGAAIVNIGSTRAHQSEADSEAYAASKGGLVALTHALAVSLGPRVRVNIISPGWIDVSALQPGDTPAPGPEDHAQHPAGRVGAAEDVAAMARFLLSGESGFVTGQEFIVDGGMSRRMIYRDEPAAE, encoded by the coding sequence ATGAGCAGTGGCACTATCGTGATTACCGGGGCGGCCCGGGGCCTGGGACTGGGCATGACCCGTTATTTTCTGCAGCACGATTACCAGGTACTGGGACTGGATATCGACAAGGAGGCCCTGGCCCGTCTGGACGAGGCCAATATGCCCGGCCTGCAGCTGGTGCGTCTGGATGTCACCGACGAACCCTCGGTGCAGAGCCTGGCTCGCCTGGTGGAGCGCCAATGTGGCCGGCTGGGCGGCATCATCAATAACGCCGCCATCAGCCACCCGATTAACGAACCCATCGAACGCCTGTCGCTCAGCCACTGGCAACGGGTGCTGGCGGTCAATCTTACCGGCCCCATGCTGCTGTGCAAACACCTGTCTCCCCTGCTCGCCCCCGGCGCCGCCATCGTCAATATCGGCTCGACCCGGGCGCACCAGTCCGAGGCCGACAGCGAAGCCTACGCCGCTTCCAAGGGCGGGCTGGTGGCACTGACCCACGCCCTGGCGGTGAGCTTGGGGCCGCGGGTACGGGTCAATATCATCAGCCCGGGCTGGATTGATGTGTCCGCCCTGCAACCGGGTGATACCCCGGCACCGGGACCGGAGGATCACGCCCAGCACCCGGCCGGCCGGGTAGGCGCGGCCGAGGACGTAGCGGCCATGGCCCGCTTTCTGCTATCCGGCGAGAGCGGCTTTGTTACCGGTCAGGAATTTATTGTGGACGGCGGCATGAGCCGGCGCATGATCTACCGGGACGAGCCGGCTGCCGAGTAG
- the xthA gene encoding exodeoxyribonuclease III, which translates to MKVISFNINGLRARLHQLQALIDKHNPDIIGLQEIKVHDEAFPLEAVQAMGYHVYFHGQKGHYGVALLSREPAAAIQKGFPTDEGDAQRRMIIGRFTRPNGSPVTVLNGYFPQGENRKHETKFPAKERFYQDLQHYLNEYHQPDEALVVIGDMNISHTDLDIGIGEPNRKRWLRDGKCSFLPEEREWMERLLGWGLHDTWRRQNPDNADTYSWFDYRSKGFDDNRGLRIDLILATQPLLERLADTGIDYELRGIEKPSDHAPIWASFRD; encoded by the coding sequence ATGAAAGTCATTTCCTTCAATATCAACGGCCTGCGTGCTCGCCTGCACCAGTTGCAGGCGCTTATCGACAAACACAACCCCGATATTATCGGCCTGCAGGAAATCAAGGTGCACGACGAGGCCTTTCCGCTGGAGGCGGTGCAGGCCATGGGCTACCACGTTTACTTTCATGGACAAAAGGGCCATTACGGCGTGGCCCTGCTCAGCCGGGAGCCGGCGGCGGCCATTCAGAAAGGCTTTCCCACCGACGAGGGAGACGCCCAGCGGCGCATGATCATCGGCCGCTTTACTCGCCCGAACGGCAGCCCGGTTACCGTGCTCAACGGTTATTTTCCCCAGGGGGAAAATCGCAAGCATGAAACCAAGTTTCCGGCTAAGGAACGTTTCTATCAGGATCTGCAACACTACCTGAACGAATATCACCAGCCCGACGAGGCGCTGGTGGTGATCGGGGACATGAATATTTCCCATACCGACCTGGACATCGGCATCGGCGAACCCAACCGCAAGCGCTGGCTACGAGATGGCAAATGCTCGTTTCTGCCGGAGGAGCGGGAATGGATGGAGCGATTGCTGGGCTGGGGCTTGCATGACACCTGGCGCCGGCAGAACCCGGACAACGCCGACACCTATTCCTGGTTCGACTACCGCAGCAAGGGCTTTGACGACAACCGAGGGCTGCGCATCGACCTGATCCTGGCTACTCAGCCGCTGCTGGAACGACTGGCCGACACCGGCATCGACTATGAACTGCGCGGCATCGAGAAACCCTCGGATCACGCCCCCATCTGGGCCAGCTTCAGGGATTAA
- a CDS encoding ABC transporter permease → MFDLKGYEGALLEGAWVTLQVALLSLLLAVTLGLLGALAKLSSVRPARWLATLYTTVIRGIPDLVLMMLIFFGGQVLLNNSLYSLNESLNAWLGGGDPNHEWTSYVPDYMEISPFVAGIVTIGFIFGAYMAETFRGAILAVDKGELEAARAYGMRPWLVFRRVLFPQMMRHALPGLGNNWLVLLKTTALVSIIGLDDMVRKASLAAGATQLPFTFYMAVALIFLLFTTLSTSMLRWAERHYAIPGR, encoded by the coding sequence ATGTTCGATTTAAAAGGTTATGAAGGTGCCCTGCTTGAGGGCGCCTGGGTCACCCTGCAGGTGGCCTTGTTGTCACTGCTGCTGGCGGTGACCCTGGGATTGCTGGGGGCGCTGGCCAAGCTGTCGTCGGTGCGCCCGGCACGCTGGCTGGCCACCCTTTACACCACGGTGATTCGCGGTATTCCCGATCTGGTGCTGATGATGCTGATCTTCTTTGGCGGCCAGGTATTGCTCAACAACTCCCTTTATTCTCTTAACGAAAGCCTGAATGCCTGGCTGGGCGGGGGCGACCCCAACCATGAGTGGACCAGCTATGTGCCCGATTACATGGAGATCAGCCCCTTTGTGGCCGGCATAGTGACCATCGGCTTTATCTTTGGTGCCTATATGGCAGAGACCTTTCGCGGTGCCATTCTGGCGGTAGACAAGGGCGAGCTGGAAGCGGCCCGGGCCTATGGCATGCGTCCCTGGCTGGTGTTTCGCCGAGTGTTGTTCCCGCAGATGATGCGCCATGCCCTGCCGGGCCTGGGCAACAACTGGCTGGTGCTGCTCAAGACCACGGCGCTGGTGTCGATCATTGGCCTCGACGACATGGTGCGCAAGGCCTCACTGGCGGCGGGGGCGACCCAGCTGCCCTTTACCTTTTACATGGCGGTGGCACTGATCTTTTTGCTGTTCACCACCCTGTCCACCTCCATGCTGCGCTGGGCCGAGCGCCACTACGCCATTCCGGGAAGGTAA
- a CDS encoding ABC transporter ATP-binding protein, producing MSKPALEVTGLHKHYGALEVLKGIDLTADKGDVISIIGSSGSGKSTFLRCINLLETPSAGDVRLHGELIEMRTSRSGEREPANMRQVERIRSRLAMVFQSFNLWSHMTILQNIIEVPVHVLGVPKKEAIEKGEALLKRVGLYERRDYYPGHLSGGQQQRAAIARALAVEPEVMLFDEPTSALDPELVGEVLGVMRSLAEEGRTMLVVTHEMSFARDVSNKLMFLHQGVVEEQGDPKQVFAHPSSERFRQFISSVY from the coding sequence ATGAGCAAACCCGCCCTCGAAGTCACGGGCCTGCACAAGCACTATGGCGCGCTGGAAGTACTCAAAGGCATCGATCTCACCGCCGACAAGGGAGACGTCATCTCCATTATCGGCTCCTCAGGCTCCGGCAAATCCACCTTTCTGCGCTGCATCAACCTGCTGGAAACCCCGTCAGCGGGGGATGTCAGGCTGCACGGCGAGCTGATTGAAATGCGTACCAGCCGCTCCGGCGAGCGTGAGCCGGCCAACATGCGCCAGGTGGAGCGTATTCGCTCACGGCTGGCCATGGTGTTTCAGAGCTTCAACCTCTGGTCCCACATGACCATTTTGCAAAACATCATTGAAGTGCCGGTTCATGTTCTGGGCGTGCCCAAAAAGGAAGCCATCGAAAAGGGCGAGGCCCTGCTCAAACGGGTGGGCCTCTACGAGCGCCGGGACTACTATCCGGGTCACCTGTCCGGCGGCCAGCAGCAGCGCGCCGCCATTGCCCGGGCACTGGCGGTGGAGCCGGAGGTGATGCTGTTTGACGAGCCCACCTCGGCGCTGGATCCGGAACTGGTGGGCGAGGTGCTGGGGGTCATGCGCAGCCTGGCGGAAGAGGGGCGCACCATGCTGGTGGTGACCCATGAAATGAGTTTTGCCCGGGATGTATCGAACAAACTGATGTTTCTGCATCAGGGCGTGGTGGAGGAACAGGGGGACCCCAAACAGGTGTTCGCCCATCCCTCGTCGGAGCGGTTCCGGCAATTTATTTCCTCGGTTTATTGA